ttatatagaatatataatatatttatatgttattaaatatatattatgtgtttttatatattaaattatatattatattatatattatatattatatagtatatagtatatatttatatataatataatatatactaaatatacaatttatattatttatatttatatttatatttatttttatattatatgtatatatttatatagaatacataatataatatatttatatattattaaacatatatattatatattcatatatattaaattatatattttatacattatatattaatatataatatatactatataaaatatattcatatttatattcatattatatgtatatatttatatagaatacataatataatatatttatatattattaaatatatattatatatttttataaattaaattatatgttatattatatattatatataaatatataatataatatatataatatttatattaattatatttatattaatatttttatattatatttatatatctatatagaatacataatataaaaatattattgaatatatattatatatatttatatattaaattatatattttatatattatatataaatatataatattatatataatatttatattaattatatttatattaatatttttatattgtatttatatatctatatagaatacataatataatataattatatattattgaatatatataatatatttatatattaaattatatattttatatattatatattaatatataatatataatatataatatatataatatttatattatttatatttatatttatatttatttttatattatatttatatatttatatagaatatataatataatatatttatatgttattaaatatatattatatatttttatatattaaattatatattacattatatattgcatattaatatataatataatatatactatatataatatttatattatttatattcatatttatttttatttttatattatatttatatatctatatagcATACATAATATAATACAActatatattattaaatatatatatattgtatatttttatatattaaattacatatttcatatagtatatattataaataatataatatatactatagatattatatttatattatttatatttgtatttatatttatatttttattgtatttatatatttatatagatacataatataatatatttatatattattaaacatatatattatatatttatatatcttaaactatatatattatataatatattaatatataatatataatatataatttaatatatatatataacatatataacataatatatatttatatataatgcaaataatataatattatgatataatatatataatatatatgtacaatataatatataatatgatATATATAATGTACATTATGTATAATATACAATATagttttatataatataatatatatttatacatttctaTATTAgataaaatgtatatttatatatttatatatttatttatataatgtaatatatattcgtatatttatacattacaaataaatatataatatattcatatatttatatatgaatattaatataatacatatttatatatttatgtattccTATATAggatatattatatattaatatttattattaacataatatatatttttatattatacaattatatatttatatataatatatttatataatagtATTTACagataatatatttatataattataaaaaagAGATTTAACGTATATTTACagatattcctttaaaaatatatacacccctttattttatctgtattttgaatattttatagaaatttatttttatatattcatatatattatctatatttagatatattatttatatattatatgtatttatatattattatttatacacatatgttatatatatacatatatattattatattcatgtaattatataaaatatattatatatattatatatatattatatatattatatatattatatatatttagggatattcctttaaaatatatatttctttattttatctatattttaaatattttatagaaacttatttttatatattcatatatataacatatttatatattatatatttatatataatatatattacatatatgagagatatatgtaatatataaatatatattaaaatatatataaaataaaatacggataaaatatataaaatacatttttatacttatataatgtaaaaaatgtaaaaatgtacatttaacgtatatttaatatatatttatatagaaattttaatatatattttagctatatatttaacatatatatagtatatatatttcatatgtataatatatatatttcatatatataatatatatgttttgtatattttatctatattttaagtatatatattttatatatatatttttatatatatatattatatatatatatatattttatttatagggcagtgtcctcactgtccctgtgggtgttatagggcagtgtcctcactgtcccataggagctgggggtgttatagggcagtgtcctcactgtcccataggagctgggggtgttatagggcagtgtccccctgtccccatatgagctgtgggtgttatagggcagtgtcctcactgtccccatatgagctgtgggtgttatagggcagtgtcctcactgtccctgtgggtgttatagggcagtgtcctcactgtccccgtgggtgttatagggcagtgtcctcactgtccctgtgggtgttatagggcagtgtcctcactgtccctgggggtgttatagggcagtgtccccctgtccccataggagctgggggtgttatagggcagtgtcctcactgtcccataggagctgggggtgttatagggcagtgtcctcactgtcccataggagctgggggtgttatagggcagtgtccccctgtccccatatgagctgtgggtgttatagggcagtgtcctcactgtccccatatgagctgtgggtgttatagggcagtgtcctcactgtccctgtgggtgttatagggcagtgtcctcactgtccccgtgggtgttatagggcagtgtcctcactgtccctgtgggtgttatagggcagtgtcctcactgtccctgggggtgttatagggcagtgtccccctgtccctgtgggtgttatagggcagtgtcctcactgtcccatATGAGCtgggggtgttatagggcagtgtcctcactgtccctgtgggtgttatagggcagtgtcctcactgtccctgggggtgttatagggcagtgtcctcactgtccctgggggtgttatagggcagtgtcctcactgtccctgggggtgttatagggcagtgtcctcactgtcccatatgagctgtgggtgttatagggcagtgtcctcactgtccctgtgggtgttatagggcagtgtcctcactgtcccatatgagctgtgggtgttatagggcagtgtcctcactgtccctgggggtgttatagggcagtgtcctcactgtccccataggagctgtgggtgttatagggcagtgtcctcactgtccccataggagctgtgggtgttatagggcagtgtcctcactgtccccataggagctgtgggtgttatagggcagtgtcctcactgtccctgggggtgttatagggcagtgtccccactgtccctacCCCCCCATTCCCCCTGGatctgtggggtggggaagcTTTCCCAGTCCATCCGTGACTCCACATGGTCTCCAGGGCCTGCCCTGAGGGATTTGGGGCCACCCCACcacctcccaccccttcccGTTCCCCTCCGGGCATTTGTGACCCCACAACCCCCCCTCCGTCCCCGCAGGTACCACCGGGGCCACGCCCAGAACCGCACGGCCGACGGGTTCCGGGCGCTGGAGGGGCTCCTGGAGTCCCACGGGGAGGAGATCGGGACCATCTCGGCCAACCTGGCGGCCACGGGCGGGCACGTGCTGGCCATGCTGCGCTACCTGGGCTCCGTGCGGGAATCCTGCGCCCGCCGCCTGCGCGCCCACGCCCAGGACATCCTGCGGCTCAACGGGTCCCTGGCGGCGCTCCAGGGCTCCGCCGGGATCCTGCGGGAGCGCTTCGGGATCCTCGGGGCCCGCCTGGACGTCGGCGTCCGgaacctgtccctgctgctccaggagatGAGGGCGGTGGACGCGCGGCACGGGGACGCGCTGCGGGACATCACCCTGCTCCGAGGTCAGGGAAACGGGGGATCCAGGGAGGTGTTCCTGGGATTGGGTGGGATTGGGTGGGATTGGGGGACGCGCTGCGGGACATCACCCTGCTCCGAGGTCAGGGAAACGGGGGGAAGGGGGATCCAGGGAGGTGTTCCTGGGATTGGGTGGGATTGGGGGACGCGCTGCGGGACATCACCCTGCTCCGAGGTCAGGGAAACGGGGGATCCAGGGAGGTGTTCCTGGGATTGGGTGGGATTGGGTGGGATTGGGTGGGTGTGTGGCACGGGGACGCGCTGCGGGACATCACCCTGCTCCGAGGTCAGGGAAacgggggggaaggggagctgTTCCTGGGATTGGGTGGGATTGGGGGGACGCGCTGCGGGACCTCACCCTGCTCTGaggtgagggacaggggggagagggggatcCAGGGAGGTGTTCCTGGGATTGGGTGGGATTGGGTGGGTGTGTGGCACGGGGACGCGCTGCGGGACCTCACCCTGCTCCGAGGTGAGGGAAACGGGGGATCCagggaggtgtccctgggatTGGGTGGGATTGGGTGGGATTGGGGGGATGCTCAGCACAGGGACGCGCTGCAGGACCTCACCCTGCTCTGAGGTCAGGGAAACGGGGGAAGGGGAGCTGTTCCTGGGATTGGGTGGGATTGGGTGGGATTGGGTGGATGCTTGGCATGGGGATGTGCTCAGGAATGTCACCCTGCTCCAAGGTGAGGGAaacggggggaaggggaggtgtTCCTGGGATTGGGTGGGATTGGGGGGACGTGCTGCAGGATCTCACCCTGCTCCGAGGGGAGGGAAATGGGGGGGGATCTGGGGAGGTGTTCCTGGGATTGGGTGGGATTGGGTGGGTgtgtggcacagggatgtgctCCAGAACGTCACTCTGCTCCGAGgtgagggaaagggggaaaaggggggaaaaggggaggtgtTCCTGGGATTGGGTGGGATTTTGAGGGATTGGGTGGGATTGGGTGGGTgtgtggcacagggatgtgctCAGGAACGTCACCCTGCTCCGAGGTGAGGGAAACGGGTGAAAAGGGGATCCAGGGAGGTGTTCCTGGGATTGGGTGGGATTGGGTGGATGTGTGGCACGGGGACGGGCTGCGGGACCTCACCCTGCTCCGAGGTGAGGGAAacgggggggaaagggggatcCAGGGAGGTGTTCCTGGGATTGGGTGGGATTTTGAGGGAttgggtgggatttgggggacaTGCTCAGGAACGTCACCCTGCTCCGAGgtgtggggaggaaaagggaggtTCCTTGGAtgtggtgggatttgggggatcCCGATCCCAAGGGAGGTGGAGGAGGGTCCAAACCAGCCGTGCTGAGGTcaaggaggggctgggatgtgcAGGAAGGCACCTGGAGCATCCCATGGATGAGGAGATGTCCCACAatgggggcacagcagggaggtCCTTCCCATCTCCTTCCATGTGCTTCCATGTGCTTCCATGTGCTTCCATGTGCTTCCATGTCCTTCCATATCCTTCCATGTCCTTCCATGTGCTTCCATGTCCTTCCATGTGTTTCCTTGTCCTTCCATGTGCTTCCATGTGCTTCCATGTCCTTCCATATCCTTCCATGTGCTTCCATGTGCTTCCATATCCTTCCATGTCCTTCCATGTGCTTCCATGTCCTTCCATGTGTTTCCTTGTCCTTCCATGTGCTTCCATGTGCTTCCATATCCTTCCATGTGCTTCCGTGTCCTTCCATGTCCTTCCATGTGCTTCCATGTGCTTCCATGTCCTTCCATGTCTTTCCATATCCTTCCATGTGCTTCCATGTCCCTCCATGTGCTTCCATGTCCTCCCAAAGTCCTTCCATGTCCTTCCCCCGGTGCCAGTGCCTCCTCTGCCCGTTCCCAGCGGAGAGGGAGCAACCGCTCCTGGCTGAGGGCGCCCAAATCCTTCCATGGATGGAATTCTCCATCCATCCCGACCTCAGCAAGACCCCCGAGGTCGGAGCATcccccccctcacccctcctctccctctttccagGCATTCCGGGTCTCCCAGGCCCCCGTGGCCTCAAGGGGGACGTTGGATCCAGCGGCCCCCCGGGAATGGGGGGACAGAAGGGTGACATCGGGATCCTGGGATCGCCGGGACCCCCCGGagctctgggacccccaggACCCGCCGGCCCCCAGGGGGAACGGGGACCTCTGGGAACGAGAGGATTCCCGGGGCTcaagggctccaagggcagcTTTGGACTCTCGGGATCCCGGGGCCAGGGCGGGTCCGAGGGCGATCCCGGACCCCCGGGGCCGGAGGGGGAACCGGGAAAGGCGGGACCCCCCGGCCCACAGGGAACACCGGGAATGCCCGGGACCCCCGGAAACACGGGACGGGCAGGGCCCGAGGGACCCAAGGGAGAGCCCGGCATGAGGGGACCCCCGGGGCCACCGGGACCACCCGGACCCCCGGGACagtgactgggacaggggggCCCCAATTCCATGTCCTGGGACCCCCGGGACagtgactgggacagggggCCCCAATTCCATGTCCTGGGACAATGACTGGGACAGGGGGGCCCCAAATTatcccctgggacccccaggacagtgactgggacaggggggCCCCAATTCCATCCCCCGGGACAATGACTGGGACAGGGGGTCCCCAATTTATCCCCTGGGACCCCCGGGACagtgactgggacagggggtCCCCAATTCCatcccctgggacccccagaacagtgactgggacaggggggccccaattccctcccctgggacccccaggacagtgactgggacagggggtCCCCAATTCCATCCCCTGGGACAATGACTGGGACAGGGGGTCCCCAATTTATCCCCTGGCACCCCCGGGACAGTAACTGGGACAGGGGGCCCCAATTCCATGTCCTGGGACCCCCAGGACAGTAACTGGGACAGGGGGTCCCCAATTTATCCCCTGGGCCCCCTGGGACAATGACTGGGACAGGGGGTCCCCAATTCCATGTCCTGGGACAATGACTGGGACAGGGGGGCCCCAAATTatcccctgggacccccaggacagtgactgggacagggggtCCCCAATTCCATCCCCCGGGACAATGACTGGGACAGGGGGTCCCCAATTCCATCCCCTGGGACCCCCGGGACAATGACTGGGACAGGGGGGCCCCAATTCCATCCCTCGGGACagtgactgggacagggggtCCCCAATTTATCCCCTGGCACCCCCGGGACAGTAACTGGGACAGGGGTCCCCAGTTTatcccctgggacccccaggacAGTAACTGGGACAGGGGGTCCCCAATTTATCCCCTGGGCCCCCTGGGACAATGACTGGGACAGGGGGTCCCCAATTCCATGTCCTGGGACagtgactgggacagggggtCCCCAATTCCatcccctgggacccccaggacagtgactgggacagggggtCCCCAATTTATCCCCTGGGACCCCCGGGACAGTGACTGGGACAGGGGTCCCCAATTTATCCCCTGGGACCCTCGGGACagtgactgggacagggggtCCCCAATTCCATCCCCCGGGACagtgactgggacagggggtccccaattccctcccctgggacccccaggacagtgactgggacaggggggCCCCAATTCCATGTCCTGGGACagtgactgggacagggggtCCCCAATTTATCCCCTGGGACCCCCGGGGCAGTGAGTGGGACAGGGGGTCCCCAATTTATCCCCTGGGACCCCCGGGGCAGTGAGTGGGACAGGGGGTCCCCAATTCCATCCCCTGGGACagtgactgggacagggggtACCCAATTCCATCCCCCGGGACagtgactgggacagggggtCCCCAATTCCATCCCCCGGGACagtgactgggacagggggtCCCCAATTTATCCCCTGGGCCCCCTGGGACagtgactgggacaggggggCCCCAATTCCATCCCCCAGGACagtgactgggacaggggggCCCCAATTTatcccctgggacccccaggacAGTGACTGGGACAGGGGATCCCCAATTCCatcccctgggacccccaggacAGTGACTGGGACAGGGGATCCCCAATTCCATCCCCTGGGACAATGACTGGGACAGGGGGGCCCCAATTCCATGTCCTGGGACagtgactgggacaggggggCCCCAATTCCATGTCCTGGGACagtgactgggacagggggtCCCCAATTCCATCCCCTGGGACAATGACTGGGACAGGGGGTCCCCAATTTATCCCCTGGGACCCCCGGGACagtgactgggacagggggtCCCCAATTCCATCCCCTGAGACagtgactgggacagggggCCCCAATTCCATCCCCTGGGACCCCCGGGACagtgactgggacagggggtCCCTAATTCCATGTTCTGGGACCCCCAGGACagtgactgggacaggggggCCCCAATTCCATGTCCTGGGACagtgactgggacagggggtccccaattccatcccctgggacagtgactgggacagggggtccccaattccatcccctgggacagggggtccccaattccctcccctgggacccccaggacagtgactgggacagggggtCCCCAATTCCATCCCTCGGGACAGTGACCGGGACAGGGGGTCTCTGATTCCatcccctgggacccccaggacagtgactgggacaggggggCCCCAATTCCATCCCCAGGGACCCCCGGGACAGTGACTGGGACAAGGGGTCCCCAATTCCATCCCCTGGGGCagtgactgggacaggggggCCCCAATTCCATGTCCTGGGACCCCCTGGACagtgactgggacagggggtCCCTAATTCCATGTCCTGGGACCCCTGGGACAGTGACTGGGACAAGGGGGCCCCAATTCCATCCCCTGGGACagtgactgggacaggggggCCCCAATTTATCCCCTGGGACCCCCGGGACagtgactgggacaggggggCCCCAATTTATCCCCTGGGACCCCTGGGACagtgactgggacaggggggCCCCAATTTATCCCCTGGGACCCCTGGGGCCACTGGGACCCCCCAGATCCCCGGGACAGCGACTGGGGGGAATGGGGGGGTCTCTGATTCCATCCCCTGGGATAGTAACTGGGACAGGGGGTCCCCATTGTCACCCCTGACCCCCCCTGCAggatgggggtgggggtgggatTATCCCAGTCGCTCCCAGTTTTCGGGCCCGAGGCTGGTCCCCGTATCCCAGGGATTGGGGTCCCCATTTCCCAGGGATTTTTCCGTGTCCCAGGGATTGGGGGTCCCGGTGTCCCAGAGATTGGGgttcccagtgtcccagagATTGGGGTCCCTTGTATCCCAGGGATTGGGGGTCCCCTGGGATGGCCTGGGGCTGGTCCCTGTATCCCAGGGATTTCCCCGTGTCCCAGGGATTGGGGGTCCCGGTGTCCCAGAGATTGGGGTTTCCTGTATCCCAGGGATTGGGGTTTCCTGTATCCCAGGGATTGGGGTTTCCTGTATCCCAGGGATTGGGGCCCGATATCCCAGGGATTTCCCTTTGTCCCAGGAATTGGGGGTCCTGGTGTCCTAGAGATTGGGgttccctgtgtcccagggaTTGGGGTCCCGGTGTCCCAGGGATTTGGGGTCCCCGTGTCCCAGGGATTGGGGTCCCCATATCCCAGGGATTTGGGGTCCCCGTGTCCCAGGGATTGGGTGTCTTGGTATTCCAGGGATTGGGGGTCCTGTATCCCAGGGACTGGGGGTCTCCATGTCCCAGGGATTGAGTGTCCTGGTATCCCAGGGATTGGGGGTCCCCATATCCCAAGGACTGGGTGTCCTGGTGTCCCAGGGATTGAGGTCCCGGTGTCCCAGGGATTGGGGGTCCCCCGGGATGGTCTGGGGCTGGTCCCTATCCCAGGGATTGGGTGTCCTGGTATCCCAGGAATTGGAGTTCCCTGTATCCCAAGGATTGGGTGTCCTGGTATCCCAGGGATCAGGGTCCCAGTATCCCAGGGATTGGAGTTCCCTGTATCCCAGGGATTGGTTGTCCTGGTATCCCAGAGATTGGAGTTCCCGGTATCCCAAGGATTGGGTGTCCCGGTATCCCAGGGATTGGGTGTCCCGGTATCCCAGGGATTGGGTTCCCCCGGGATGGGGCACAGCCGGTTTGTGCCCCCCCCACTGTACTCTCGGCACAATAAAGGCCTTTGGGGCCGGGCGGCTCCTgaactgggaacactgggaataCTGGGAATGCCGGGAGGGGCACAGCGCgtttcgggggggggggtgtccctgCTGTGGCAGCGGGAACTGGGGGTCTCAGCCCCCCCAAAAgccccccccgggccgggccgttCCGCCCGGGCGGGTTTATTGGTGTTGGCAGCTCCGCTTCCTGTTTGCATCCCAAAAAAAAACAGCGCCGGGCTGGATGAAAAGCCGGGATCGGCCTCGGGAAGGGGCGGGAGAGGCCGCGCGGGCGCGGGGGGGGCTCCGggaagggggtttgggggggccgGGAGTTGGGAATTCCTTGCGGAAGGGATGGGagacccccccacacacacaccccaggaAGGGTTGGGATCGTCCcggtgggatttgggggttggGGGTATCCCGGGATGGGACAGGGAATGTCCCAGGGATTTCACCGTGTCCCAGGGATTGGGGGTTCTGGTATCCCAGGGACTGGGTGTTCTGGTATCCCAGAGATTGGGGTTCCCTGTATCCCAGGGATTTCCCTGTATCCCAGGGATTGGGGGTCTCCGTATCCCAGGGATTGGGTTTCCTGGTATCCCAGGGATTGGGGGTTCCGGTGTCCCAGGGATTGGGGGTCTCCGTGTCTCAAGGATTGGGGTTCCCTGTATCCCAGGGATTTCCCAGTGTTCCAGGGATTGGgggtcccagtg
This DNA window, taken from Pseudopipra pipra isolate bDixPip1 chromosome 3, bDixPip1.hap1, whole genome shotgun sequence, encodes the following:
- the LOC135412423 gene encoding collagen alpha-1(VIII) chain-like, with product MGVGVGLSQSLPVFGPEAGPRIPGIGVPISQGFFRVPGIGGPGVPEIGVPSVPEIGVPCIPGIGGPLGWPGAGPCIPGISPCPRDWGSRCPRDWGFLYPRDWGFLYPRDWGFLYPRDWGPISQGFPFVPGIGGPGVLEIGVPCVPGIGVPVSQGFGVPVSQGLGSPYPRDLGSPCPRDWVSWYSRDWGSCIPGTGGLHVPGIECPGIPGIGGPGVPGIGGPPGWSGAGPYPRDWVSWYPRNWSSLYPKDWVSWYPRDQGPSIPGIGVPCIPGIGCPGIPEIGVPGIPRIGCPGIPGIGCPGIPGIGFPRDGAQPVCAPPTVLSAQ